A stretch of the Arvicola amphibius chromosome 8, mArvAmp1.2, whole genome shotgun sequence genome encodes the following:
- the Psenen gene encoding gamma-secretase subunit PEN-2 isoform X1, which produces MNAWIQIRNPWIRNPKQRRSPVERGFAFLPFLWLVNIFWFFREAFLAPAYTEQSQIKGYVWRSAVGFLFWVIVLTTWITIFQIYRPRWGALGDYLSFTIPLGTP; this is translated from the exons ATGAACGCCTGGATCCAGATAAGGAATCCCTGGATCCGTAACCCCAAACAGCGGAGATCTCCGGTTGAAC GTGGTTTTGCATTCCTGCCTTTTCTTTGGTTGGTCAACATTTTCTGGTTCTTCAGAGAGGCCTTCCTCGCCCCAGCCTACACAGAGCAGAGCCAAATCAAAGGCT ATGTTTGGCGCTCAGCTGTGGGCTTCCTCTTCTGGGTAATTGTTCTCACCACCTGGATCACCATCTTCCAGATCTACCGGCCCCGCTGGGGTGCTCTTGGGGACTACCTTTCCTTCACCATTCCCCTGGGCACCCCCTGA